A region of Vitis vinifera cultivar Pinot Noir 40024 chromosome 15, ASM3070453v1 DNA encodes the following proteins:
- the LOC100260776 gene encoding auxin-responsive protein SAUR36 produces MRKIRGFKLGKRVVKFCGWFFRRSRNPSGYHRLGQSTGKTKTISRLCNWGQRLKTKAKRICSLNPGPACFSGYLPVGEEMPAATVPKGHLAVYVGQKDGDFQRVLVPVIYFNHPLFGELLRESEEEYGFQHPGGITIPCRISEFESVQTRIAACQGCRKMTWRRHYSAGCHY; encoded by the coding sequence ATGAGAAAGATCAGGGGCTTCAAACTAGGAAAACGGGTCGTCAAGTTCTGCGGATGGTTTTTCCGGCGAAGCCGAAACCCATCTGGGTACCACCGTCTCGGGCAATCGACCGGCAAGACCAAGACCATTTCTCGACTCTGCAACTGGGGTCAACGTCTCAAAACCAAAGCCAAGAGGATATGTTCGTTGAACCCGGGTCCGGCTTGTTTCTCCGGTTACCTTCCGGTGGGTGAGGAGATGCCAGCGGCGACGGTTCCGAAAGGTCATCTGGCGGTGTACGTGGGTCAAAAAGACGGCGACTTCCAGCGAGTCCTTGTGCCGGTGATATACTTCAACCACCCATTGTTTGGTGAGTTGCTGAGAGAATCCGAGGAGGAGTATGGGTTTCAGCACCCAGGTGGCATCACCATACCTTGCCGGATATCGGAGTTCGAGAGCGTACAGACGAGGATCGCCGCCTGTCAGGGCTGCCGAAAAATGACGTGGAGGCGGCACTACTCAGCTGGTTGCCATTATtga